The window TTGTCTTGACGTCAAGTGTTGAACCGCGTGCAACTCTTGCAAACACCGTCCACTCGACAGCAATTAAAGCAAGCATCATGTTTTCCATCCCCTGTCCCAGAAACGCTGTTATTGCAAGTGCCAGAAACATCGACGGAAATGCAAGGAAACTATCTGTCAGCCTCATGATAATCTCATCCAGCCAACCGCCGTAATACCCTGCCAGAACTCCAAGTGTCACCCCGATTGCAAGCGAAACACTGACAACCGCAAACCCGACGAGAAGGGATGTTCTTGCACCGTACATCACCATTGTCAGGATATCACGGCCAAGATGGTCGGTCCCGAACAGGTGGTCGAAAGAAGGAGGTTGCAGGCGGTTCTGCAGGTTCTTTTCCGTGTAGTCATATGGGGCTAAAATTCCAGAAAACATGGCCATGAAGAGAAGCCCTCCAAGAATTATCAGGGAGAGGATAATCTGCCGGTTTTTAAAAATTTCTATCATAGCGTATCTCCGGGTTTGCCCAAACGTAGACCAGGTCTACAAATAAGTTGATCAAAAGAAAA is drawn from Methanosarcina lacustris Z-7289 and contains these coding sequences:
- the nikC gene encoding nickel transporter permease translates to MIEIFKNRQIILSLIILGGLLFMAMFSGILAPYDYTEKNLQNRLQPPSFDHLFGTDHLGRDILTMVMYGARTSLLVGFAVVSVSLAIGVTLGVLAGYYGGWLDEIIMRLTDSFLAFPSMFLALAITAFLGQGMENMMLALIAVEWTVFARVARGSTLDVKTKGYVRAARWIGASNTYVMIKHVLPNIISPVLIMASLGIGNVILAAAGLSFLGLGVQPSTPEWGAMLNAGRTYVTTAPWLMFFPGLFIMMTVLAFNYFGDGLRDALDQKMKNLELEGRF